The genomic segment AACAGAAGAAGTGGAAGACTACAATGGCCTCTGTTTCTTTCACCCTCTTTTCCTTTCTCCGTTTTCTCTGTGTCATCGTAATCATATCACAGAGCAGAGCCCAAACACCCTGTGATAACAGCAAAGGAAACTACACAATAAACAGCACCTATCACAATAACCTCAACACCCTTTTATCCAGCTTCTCTTCCCACACACAAATCAACTATGGTTTCTACAATCTCTTATATGGCCAAGGGGAGGACCAAGTATTCGCCATTGGGCTCTGCAGAGGCGATCTTAAACCCGATGAGTGCCTTAAATCTCTCAATGATTCCAGAGTGTCTCTGGCAGCGAGTTGTCCAAACCAGAAGGAGGCCATTACGTGGACGGTAGAGTGCATGTTGCGGTACACTAACCGCTCCATATTTGGCGTTATGGAAAACCAACCTACGAATGATAACTACTACGGTTTAAATGTAACGGGTTCGGTGGCAGAATTCAATGCAGCGCTGGAGAGCTTGATGAGGAATCTAACACGCATAGCTGCATCTGGTGACTCTCGCCTTAAGTATGCCACTGGCAGTACTCCTGCTCCAAATTTTCGAACCATATACGGTCAGGCACAGTGTACTCCTGATCTGTCATCCGAAGATTGCACCAAGTGCTTGGATGAAGCTGTCTCAAAAATCCCAGATTGCTGTAGTGGGAAGGCTGGAGGCAATGTTGTAAAACCCAGTTGTAGAATTAGATTTGACCCTTATATCTTCTATGGACCTACGCTGAAACTAGACCCAGATGCGCCACCATCCTCTTCCACCAGCAATACTTCTTCATCACGAGGTATCTCTTATGTTTTACTCAAATTGTTCACGTCATAATAATTACAACTTTTGTTAGTGATTTTGAATTTAAGGTGACCTTAAGTATGTGCTTATTAATCTTAATCCATGGACTGAGTATTGTGGTCGGTGCAGCAAAGAGCAACACAGCACGGACTATCAT from the Vigna angularis cultivar LongXiaoDou No.4 chromosome 3, ASM1680809v1, whole genome shotgun sequence genome contains:
- the LOC108326004 gene encoding cysteine-rich receptor-like protein kinase 26 isoform X2; protein product: MASVSFTLFSFLRFLCVIVIISQSRAQTPCDNSKGNYTINSTYHNNLNTLLSSFSSHTQINYGFYNLLYGQGEDQVFAIGLCRGDLKPDECLKSLNDSRVSLAASCPNQKEAITWTVECMLRYTNRSIFGVMENQPTNDNYYGLNVTGSVAEFNAALESLMRNLTRIAASGDSRLKYATGSTPAPNFRTIYGQAQCTPDLSSEDCTKCLDEAVSKIPDCCSGKAGGNVVKPSCRIRFDPYIFYGPTLKLDPDAPPSSSTSNTSSSRAKSNTARTIIAVVVPVACVVFLLALLCIYLSLRKQRKKIEFEREEESDEDEVAFIESLQYNFNTIRVATNEFADSNKLGQGGFGAVYKGQLSNGQEIAVKRLSRDSGQGDLEFKNEVQLVAKLQHRNLVRLLGFGLEGRERLLVYEFVPNKSLDYFIFDPTMKPQLDWQMPYKIIKANIMLRRTSTNV
- the LOC108326004 gene encoding cysteine-rich receptor-like protein kinase 26 isoform X1 — encoded protein: MASVSFTLFSFLRFLCVIVIISQSRAQTPCDNSKGNYTINSTYHNNLNTLLSSFSSHTQINYGFYNLLYGQGEDQVFAIGLCRGDLKPDECLKSLNDSRVSLAASCPNQKEAITWTVECMLRYTNRSIFGVMENQPTNDNYYGLNVTGSVAEFNAALESLMRNLTRIAASGDSRLKYATGSTPAPNFRTIYGQAQCTPDLSSEDCTKCLDEAVSKIPDCCSGKAGGNVVKPSCRIRFDPYIFYGPTLKLDPDAPPSSSTSNTSSSRAKSNTARTIIAVVVPVACVVFLLALLCIYLSLRKQRKKIEFEREEESDEDEVAFIESLQYNFNTIRVATNEFADSNKLGQGGFGAVYKGQLSNGQEIAVKRLSRDSGQGDLEFKNEVQLVAKLQHRNLVRLLGFGLEGRERLLVYEFVPNKSLDYFIFDPTMKPQLDWQMPYKIIKGIARGILYLHEDSRLRIIDNADFYHYLSINLVVKSTPF
- the LOC108326004 gene encoding cysteine-rich receptor-like protein kinase 26 isoform X3, with translation MASVSFTLFSFLRFLCVIVIISQSRAQTPCDNSKGNYTINSTYHNNLNTLLSSFSSHTQINYGFYNLLYGQGEDQVFAIGLCRGDLKPDECLKSLNDSRVSLAASCPNQKEAITWTVECMLRYTNRSIFGVMENQPTNDNYYGLNVTGSVAEFNAALESLMRNLTRIAASGDSRLKYATGSTPAPNFRTIYGQAQCTPDLSSEDCTKCLDEAVSKIPDCCSGKAGGNVVKPSCRIRFDPYIFYGPTLKLDPDAPPSSSTSNTSSSRVEREEESDEDEVAFIESLQYNFNTIRVATNEFADSNKLGQGGFGAVYKGQLSNGQEIAVKRLSRDSGQGDLEFKNEVQLVAKLQHRNLVRLLGFGLEGRERLLVYEFVPNKSLDYFIFDPTMKPQLDWQMPYKIIKGIARGILYLHEDSRLRIIDNADFYHYLSINLVVKSTPF